One window of Ralstonia pickettii DTP0602 genomic DNA carries:
- a CDS encoding adenine phosphoribosyltransferase (K00759: E2.4.2.7, apt; adenine phosphoribosyltransferase [EC:2.4.2.7]) — MADSIIQSPDLGDVTGYLRDRIRTVPDWPAPGVMFRDITPLLQNPKTLRVLIDVFVHRYMDAQLDLVAGIDARGFILGAIVAYELNLGFVPIRKKGKLPFQTVAEEYELEYGSATVEIHADACKAGDRVLLVDDLIATGGTMMAGRKLLERLGATVVEGAAIVDLPELGGSRLLQDGGLPLFTVCRFEGH; from the coding sequence ATGGCAGATTCCATCATCCAGTCCCCCGACCTCGGCGACGTCACCGGCTACCTGCGCGACCGCATCAGGACCGTGCCGGACTGGCCCGCGCCCGGGGTGATGTTCCGCGACATCACCCCGCTGTTGCAGAACCCCAAGACCCTGCGCGTGCTGATCGACGTCTTTGTGCACCGCTACATGGATGCGCAGCTCGACCTGGTAGCGGGCATCGACGCGCGCGGCTTTATCCTGGGTGCGATCGTCGCGTACGAGCTGAACCTGGGCTTCGTGCCGATCCGCAAGAAGGGCAAGCTGCCGTTCCAGACCGTGGCCGAGGAGTATGAGCTGGAATACGGCAGCGCCACCGTCGAGATCCATGCCGATGCCTGCAAGGCCGGTGACCGCGTGCTGCTGGTCGACGACCTGATCGCCACCGGCGGCACCATGATGGCAGGGCGCAAGCTGCTGGAGCGGCTGGGCGCGACCGTGGTGGAAGGCGCTGCCATCGTCGACCTGCCCGAGCTGGGCGGCTCCAGGCTGCTGCAGGACGGCGGGCTGCCGCTGTTCACGGTGTGCCGCTTTGAGGGGCATTGA
- a CDS encoding lysine transporter LysE, whose protein sequence is MPDLLLFLLTSIAVTVAPGPDNLQVLARGMAQGRRAGLVAALGFSVGCLFHTVIAAVGLAAVLRSSPLAFQLIKYAGAAYLIWIGIQALRAKGGLAQGGDVDAVPLARVFRQSVLGNVMNPKVTLFFLVFLPQFVRADAAHPGLQFLLLGVVFMLQTAVVFSLFGLCAGWLGAWLRRRPATGRWLDRAAGAIFVGLGIKVALP, encoded by the coding sequence ATGCCAGACCTGTTGCTGTTCCTGCTGACCTCGATCGCCGTCACGGTGGCGCCCGGCCCCGACAACCTGCAGGTGCTGGCGCGCGGCATGGCGCAGGGACGGCGCGCAGGACTGGTGGCGGCGCTGGGGTTCTCGGTCGGCTGCCTGTTCCATACCGTGATCGCCGCGGTCGGGCTGGCGGCGGTGTTGCGCTCGTCGCCGCTGGCGTTCCAGCTGATCAAGTACGCGGGCGCAGCCTACCTGATCTGGATTGGCATCCAGGCGCTGCGCGCCAAGGGCGGGCTGGCGCAGGGCGGCGATGTCGATGCGGTGCCGCTGGCGCGCGTGTTCCGCCAGAGCGTGCTCGGCAACGTGATGAACCCCAAGGTCACGCTGTTCTTCCTGGTGTTCCTGCCGCAGTTCGTGCGCGCCGATGCCGCGCATCCGGGGCTGCAGTTCCTGCTGCTGGGCGTGGTCTTCATGCTGCAGACCGCGGTGGTGTTCTCGCTGTTCGGCCTGTGCGCTGGCTGGCTCGGCGCCTGGCTGCGCCGCCGCCCGGCTACTGGACGCTGGCTGGACCGCGCCGCCGGGGCCATCTTCGTCGGGCTCGGGATCAAGGTCGCGCTGCCCTGA